From the Xyrauchen texanus isolate HMW12.3.18 chromosome 37, RBS_HiC_50CHRs, whole genome shotgun sequence genome, one window contains:
- the LOC127630974 gene encoding fizzy-related protein homolog, producing the protein MDQDYERRLLRQINVQNDNTSPMKVKDVICHLTPTPESPLSSPSKHGDRFIPSRAGANWSINFHRINENEKSPSQNKKPKDATSDTGKADGLAYSALLKNELLGAGIEKVLDPQTEDRRLQPSTPERRSLFSYSLSAKRSTPDDNSVSPYSLSPVSSKSQKLLRSPRKPTRKISKIPFKVLDAPELQDDFYLNLVDWSSLNVLSVGLGTCVYLWSACTSQVTRLCDLSVEGDSVTSVGWSERGNLVAVGTHKGFVQIWDATAGKKLFALEGHTARVGALAWNADQLSSGSRDRMILQRDIRTPPLQSERRLLGHRQEVCGLKWSTDHQLLASGGNDNKLLVWNHSSVLPMQQYTEHLAAVKAIAWSPHQHGLLASGGGTADRCIRFWNTLTAQPLQCIDTGSQVCNLAWSKHTNELVSTHGYSQNQILVWKYPSLTQVAKLTGHSYRVLYLAMSPDGEAIVTGAGDETLRFWNVFSKTRSTKESVSVLNLFTRIR; encoded by the exons ATGGATCAGGACTATGAGCGCCGGTTACTGCGGCAAATCAATGTCCAGAATGATAACACCAGCCCTATG aaagtgaaagaTGTGATTTGTCACCTGACCCCCACCCCTGAGTCACCCCTGTCATCACCCAGCAAGCATGGTGACAGATTCATACCGTCTCGAGCTGGAGCTAACTGGAGCATCAACTTCCACAGAATCAAT GAAAATGAAAAGTCCCCAAGCCAGAATAAAAAACCCAAAGATGCAACATCAGATACTGGCAAAG CGGATGGCTTGGCTTATTCTGCACTGCTGAAAAATGAGTTGCTTGGAGCTGGGATTGAGAAGGTTCTGGATCCTCAAACAGAAGATAGGAGACTACAGCCCTCCACACCAGAGAGGAGGAGCCTCTTTAGT TATTCTCTCAGTGCCAAGAGATCCACGCCTGATGATAACAGTGTTTCTCCATACTCCCTCTCCCCTGTTAGCAGCAAAAG TCAAAAGTTGCTGCGGTCGCCTAGGAAACCCACACGCAAAATTTCCAAGATTCCATTTAAGGTGCTAGATGCACCAGAGCTACAAGATGACTTCTACCTCAACTTAGTGGACTGGTCCTCCTTAAATGTTCTCAGTGTAGGGCTGGGGACTTGTGTTTACCTTTGGAGTGCCTGCACCAGTCAA GTAACACGACTATGTGATTTATCAGTAGAGGGAGATTCAGTCACATCAGTGGGGTGGTCTGAGAGA GGTAATCTTGTTGCTGTGGGTACACACAAAGGTTTTGTACAAATTTGGGATGCTACCGCTGGCAAAAAACTGTTCGCTTTGGAAGGACACACAGCAAGAGTCG GTGCATTGGCCTGGAATGCAGATCAGTTGTCATCTGGCAGCCGTGACCGAATGATCCTTCAGAGAGACATAAGGACACCACCTCTGCAATCAGAGCGCAGGCTGCTGGGCCATAGACAAGAAGTCTGCGGACTCAAGTGGAGCACTGACCATCAGCTGCTGGCCTCTGGAGGAAATGACAACAAG CTGTTAGTGTGGAACCATTCCAGCGTATTACCGATGCAGCAGTACACAGAGCACCTAGCCGCAGTGAAGGCCATCGCCTGGTCTCCTCACCAGCATGGGCTGCTGGCCTCCGGAGGGGGGACGGCAGACCGCTGCATCCGCTTCTGGAACACTCTCACAGCACAGCCACTGCAGTGTATCGACACAGGGTCACAGGTCTGCAATCTGGCCTGGTCCAAACACACCAATGAATTG GTGAGCACACATGGTTACTCTCAGAATCAGATCCTTGTATGGAAATACCCCTCGCTCACTCAAGTAGCCAAATTAACCGGCCACTCTTACAGGGTGCTCTACCTG GCGATGTCTCCAGATGGGGAGGCGATAGTGACAGGGGCGGGTGATGAAACTCTGCGCTTTTGGAATGTATTTAGTAAAACACGATCAACAAAG gaATCTGTGTCAGTTTTAAACCTGTTCACCAGAATACGATAA
- the LOC127631074 gene encoding putative nuclease HARBI1, whose translation MPRSYLKMDEARDAAEMKYLLASKIRRRKEEIQNYLSERRTEINKRIRYRRHLFQNYLRTRTSPSPDEEDLQHHVPIPADPDWWERVVMAEFGPEDWLDKFHVTRDIFFLLSSKLKPQLEQAYIQQSGQTITLERCIAMALMRLSTSTEYCFISELFGVPISAVCQCVREVCEAIILLLKPLYMQLPAHHELEEHAEEFQTQWGFPHCIGVIDSLHIPIQTPSTDTQDCWNPRGWPSVVLQCLVNAQGTFWDVCSGFTGSTDDMTILQSSELWTMAEQGGLCPQPPKDLLGQPLGFLLLGDAAYSQQTWLLKCYPLASSLTPQQQTFNIKLNHCHKVIEHAFQRLKARWQCLHNRNDSNLDLVSKMAVACCILHNICNVHNIPFKEEWIEALSQNECPQPTDVSTVYIDDPNAEAVRSLLCNYFEQEQQRNPSNWSPTSSPVVPIVQEPPQVDSTGTA comes from the exons ATGCCGCGTTCATACTTGAAAATGGACGAGGCGAGAGATGCCGCAGAGATGAAATACTTGCTAGCTTCAAAAATTAGGCGACGAAAAGAAGAAATCCAAAACTACTTATCAGAAAGACGAACTGAAATTAACAAACGGATCAGATATCGAAGGCATCTTTTTCAGAATTACTTGAGGACGAGAACG TCGCCTTCACCAGATGAAGAAGATCTGCAACATCATGTCCCAATCCCTGCAGACCCTGACTGGTGGGAGAGAGTTGTGATGGCAGAGTTTGGACCAGAAGACTGGCTTGACAAGTTCCATGTCACAAGAGACATCTTCTTTCTTTTGAGCAGCAAACTCAAGCCCCAGCTCGAGCAAGCGTATATACAACAAAGTGGACAGACCATTACGTTAGAGAGGTGTATTGCCATGGCCTTAATGCGTTTGTCCACCAGCACAGAATACTGCTTCATAAGTGAACTCTTCGGTGTGCCCATCTCCGCCGTCTGTCAATGTGTGCGGGAGGTGTGTGAAGCCATAATTTTGTTATTGAAACCACTTTATATGCAGTTGCCTGCTCATCATGAACTAGAAGAACATGCTGAGGAGTTTCAAACCCAGTGGGGTTTTCCTCACTGTATTGGTGTCATCGACTCCCTTCACATTCCTATTCAAACACCTTCCACGGACACTCAGGATTGCTGGAACCCAAGAGGATGGCCCTCTGTGGTCCTCCAGTGTTTGGTGAATGCACAAGGGACTTTCTGGGATGTTTGTTCTGGTTTTACAGGCAGCACAGATGACATGACCATCTTGCAGAGCTCAGAACTGTGGACCATGGCAGAACAAGGAGGCCTCTGCCCTCAGCCACCCAAAGATCTTCTGGGTCAGCCATTGGGATTTCTGCTACTAGGGGATGCTGCGTATTCACAGCAAACCTGGCTACTGAAGTGCTACCCTCTGGCCTCAAGCCTTACCCCACAACAGCAAACATTTAACATTAAGCTAAACCACTGCCATAAAGTAATTGAGCATGCCTTCCAGCGCCTTAAAGCTCGCTGGCAGTGTCTACACAATAGAAATGACAGTAACTTGGACTTGGTATCCAAGATGGCTGTAGCCTGCTGTATCTTGCACAATATCTGTAATGTGCATAACATACCATTTAAAGAGGAATGGATAGAAGCATTGAGTCAGAATGAGTGTCCACAGCCCACAGATGTGTCTACAGTCTACATAGATGATCCAAACGCAGAGGCCGTTCGCTCTCTGCTCTGTAACTATTTTGAGCAGGAACAGCAGAGAAATCCATCCAACTGGTCTCCAACTTCCAGCCCAGTTGTGCCTATTGTACAAGAGCCCCCTCAAGTGGACAGTACAGGAACAGCATAG